A genomic region of Paralichthys olivaceus isolate ysfri-2021 chromosome 18, ASM2471397v2, whole genome shotgun sequence contains the following coding sequences:
- the cdk5rap2 gene encoding CDK5 regulatory subunit-associated protein 2 isoform X12, with translation MDSIAGDDVTLPVDINGSCGLPDSIDAGEYSTDSMTAPSFPDKMSPIKALTMKDYENQITALKKENFNLKLRIYFMEERMQQKCDDSTEDIFKTNIELKVELESMKRELAEKQELLVSASKALESLAGRESGESHRVREKAQREMDAIRDAFNKRIAELEQCLQTAEEEVEKMAAIAEQEKCKNINMEKQLQALAPPSTLTPVPVPSTVHNLQQALQEKDNIIEQLKITVKNQEALINHKKSADQQMDAPSSEHVKQLSELIAKKDQELEALRDELHNKEDRGQPDHQSEVSRLESVNKHLTEELSQTRSTNENLTKTLEETQTQYKTLSGKLEQKENELSLEGKNALKRDKTIQGLTQVLREKEKEIAELCHEIEDRDDALAKAREAAHKAQLQKYQGAEEHQNLLMAKQTELSQLQGEHNVKVLEAQKLKRALDRKEQELADLQQAKDQLEVELEDLQQQKKKGDKALNDLNNQLKKLSGEIGERESALEQQYQELLDQTKRKVQAHEVTIQRLTSTLADKEQQLQEYINMFRDFEQSKSPGGNDNVLSKLRQRLKEKEKALEQALDEKFAAIEEKDNEIHQLQLSLREKERDLDRLNNLLSHNEETINSFDSLIKEKDVELQHLANTLKNLQRAKQDVEDNLNRSLREKDSIISQLQLSLEGKTKDMEEMAKSMLSQSQSHVHDLAEQMGQRLKVTEVMLAEAVKARERLVADNESAVEGLLATISSKDQLLKESAEHYNRMLSERTQDIQELKKQLSDRQQQLATAEKQSSVRAQEDCLETANLQALLAEKDSLINKLLLHGQERDQFQAEPDHVLELRQTIQIMQEKLDERDAELCRRNGGDNVENIPLSRKTVVILKTELAQKTEALNNALKRENELKISLAELQSLLSELEGRSEGQTANIESLTSTLKTKDEIINVLHQRLGQKGDSRGDHMQDQVIGSGLERSFPGLPQRERTMIGGDSQQEALPNLIALQQEHDALNKALRAEQQLYSSLVRTVKEQDSAQRLHALQLELTAVQLLRQQLEESIKSNEELKDDLEREIHRAKLGEGMDPTDPKELESMRHQLEDAQRWNASLQARLGAIQNRGGGVGGANDGGDTLSFIGDQTSYMSICVGEGQDDSLCQLSEQELKQKVLDLQDCVSRLQTVNNELQSRLSLLEKSEHEASNKEGKDMVSTWNQQLKRTQETQLLADSDRKHHPGRNKESQTDIKLGQMVSGKQLGNENMDSGLSQSREHPQSGNNTLDTGEREQKNGDVMALKSLLTDCGATSVSHLREKLHRLASENVEMRGLLKEQKSAECKEKESTDASGNSSDGQAELRQSMETLPIKVSNEKGAEVVVSTANGMETSKTKGPGHATRHGAGLKSRLPVPVRQREETGSSSMQSTRPEYLRTDALQHPHSDDVYQQLHAETDFSISLQQSTSTAQHSRGSAGLDKGSEAEQRLDNTQTDSALFTQLELLHQECQEKEALINKLSEQLADWEELHTQLQEKEQLNHQYVEALQAAESTIAYLTACSLDNQGGFGSHTSSGAGSGSVGSDAALHSRCMELQKALQDKEELNNQLIELVIMAEKAITCSNSQENNPEIRDLCSQIDSALQQVNASSKRDSPRGVSGSTNASMQELQRHTDSLQEALWEQNKLNAELREKLRDADAAAKQSYNSNSAGQDGKPSRQLAAENGSEEHHGAMGSSVDASLTQDLTKAVINCLSATESAIASLAEHCTYPGSSTSAKSSRISSDLQVNLNKLQRALQEREELGESTQIQTTKSSSKCSTAVTGTKGQLPRDLHQNLCLLCKVYNDLSHRISELQISLQEEKGHREESEAHRSVQDGKGLPPNVQAQLESLHKALREKKKAYKSLEEKLATALTETTPTQTARKALEQDDKGVQVDLQDLGYETSGKSENDREESSSTDLEVGVNPSRSASSLPSLLKHEQATFSSTENLDSTSSTPYPSSPALSSAKVSLKSLQVYDEYGVSENPLQLQGQVRELKAQLENQTKLILQMQNLLRRNSLSSDLIANASDPSVVIRDQEGTRKEDRCQDSSYRTVQQREKKEGENQAMKDKTSRLNLDQERERTLNKSTTEQLPQTHSRSTSPARLDSLVKSQARELSQLRQQIKESRGLGALQRRQLEELSNAFKELLQASKVDFYMGEVVKEQLDKSLNLLDRLEGRLDKGESHLDNEDAAALELSRSLGELQQGSHSLLSHEDMRDLPDNPARIQLELDHLRLELEGDRELLQQCIRVLVQQNLTLAKCTREQLDLLAKELQEKNRLIQTLQSQFGSQSPSSHHSSHSDLYHSDRTSSSCHSPQGGSRSPSQRHSSDWMGAAVPPVGGAQADGVSSHRGASSRLQGLQRENGRLREQLRGNEELNATLRSELDLHRSIISQSSPYHQNWDQGQDKQGPGPQTEAHEVDRDIAPQSAPEQHSTMNSDLLAEHLQEIRALRQRLEESIRTNDRLREQLERRLAEVEKDPATNIFIQGNEEQGHLANEVRFLRGQNQTLKEQLNLASRDKQRENEKLRETLARRTAKLEQSRKESEAIRQENSRLQEGLEHISQENSELQDSLHHSKEELHRLQCEVKLQRQQLSDSQHLLQSLRVELQVYEKIKIDAHKHNAESSETNQEPLPVPSSSSLDLSELLSEIRHLRLQLERSIQTNTALRQRLEEQLLRGPNRSETININYLLSSPDEGGRSPGREGCDLRHSFQYNEQTNVLDEKRRARSEVGGGSFSSSSGDSGAPSRLVPGHRMWANRNGRHVLGLIEDYNALRKQISEGRKLSHSMDTQLQECLHTVRQQSSDNKVMEQQHLKSLSSSMSTMQHVLEEAGRLLKLVWRVSLPAGNTAGDSGNNQQQDELLKTEIARLKSRLSQQERMLSGAVKRLRSTNQLKEGMERVIIDQLALTHGVLKKARGNLETNYCTVFGLKGLSGGPDEGGPSHWPVGGTTEPERRSAPISGPGRHSASSDSDTSLHCSF, from the exons ATGGATTCAATCGCGGGGGACGACGTGACACTCCCCGTTGATATCAACGGAAG CTGTGGACTGCCAGACTCCATAGATGCTGGAGAATATTCTACAGACAGCATGACAG CGCCGTCCTTTCCTGACAAGATGTCACCTATTAAAGCTCTCACCATGAAGGACTATGAGAAC CAAATCACAGCTCTGAAGAAAGAGAACTTTAACCTGAAGCTGCGGATTTACTTCATGGAGGAGCGCATGCAGCAGAAATGTGACGACTCCACTGAGGACATATTCAAAACG AACATTGAGCTGAAGGTGGAGTTGGAATCTATGAAGAGGGAGCTGGCAGAAAAACAGGAGCTGCTTGTGTCTGCATC gAAAGCGTTGGAGAGTCTGGCTGGTCGAGAATCAGGAGAATCCCATCGTGTGAGAGAAAAAGctcagagagagatggatgcaATCCGAGATGCATTTAACAAGAGGATAGCTGAGTTAGAACAG TGTCTGCAAACAGCTGAGGAAGAGGTCGAGAAGATGGCAGCCATTGCTGAGCAGGAAAAGTGCAAGAACATTAACATGGAGAAGCAGCTCCAAGCCCTGGCTCCACCAAGCACGTTGACCCCTGTCCCAGTCCCCAGCACAGTCCACAACCTGCAGCAGGCCCTGCAGGAAAAAGACAA TATTATTGAGCAACTCAAGATCACTGTAAAGAACCAAGAAGCTTTGATCAATCATAAGAAAAGTGCAGACCAACAGATGGATGCACCATCGTCTGAGCATGTTAAACAGTTGTCTGAGCTCATTGCCAAGAAAGATCAGGAACTGGAG GCACTGAGGGACGAGCTACATAAcaaggaggacagaggacagcCTGACCACCAG AGTGAGGTTAGCCGATTGGAGTCCGTCAATAAGCACCTGACTGAAGAGCTCTCACAGACAAGAAGCACCAACGAGAACCTGACAAAAACACTAGAGGAAACCCAAACTCAGTACAAG ACCCTGTCAGGGAAGTTGGAGCAGAAGGAGAATGAACTCAGCTTGGAGGGTAAAAATGCCCTGAAGCGAGACAAAACAATCCAGGGGTTGACTCAGGTCCTccgagaaaaggaaaaagag ATTGCAGAGCTGTGTCATGAGATTGAGGACAGGGATGATGCTCTAGCCAAGGCTAGAGAGGCAGCACATAAGGCTCAACTGCAGAAATACCAG GGAGCAGAGGAACACCAAAACCTATTAAtggcaaaacaaacagagctgtCCCAACTCCAGGGGGAACACAATGTCAAAGTGCTTGAAGCACAAAAGCTAAAGCGTGCCCTGGACAGAAAGGAGCAAGAGCTGGCTGACTTGCAACAAGCAAAGGACCAACTGGAGGTTGAACTGGAAGACCTgcaacagcagaagaagaaaggagaCAAAGCCCTGAAT GATCTTAATAATCAGCTGAAGAAGCTAAGCGGTGAGAttggggagagggagagtgcTCTGGAGCAGCAGTACCAGGAGCTGCTAGATCAAACCAAAAGAAAAGTGCAAGCCCATGAGGTCACCATCCAGCGGCTTACATCCACCCTTGCTGATAAAGAGCAGCAGCTACAG GAATACATAAATATGTTCAGAGACTTTGAGCAAAGCAAAAGCCCAGGAGGAAACGACAATGTGCTTTCCAAGCTGCGGCAAAGactgaaagaaaaggagaaggcTCTGGAG CAAGCACTGGATGAGAAGTTTGCTGCCATTGAggagaaagacaatgagattcacCAGCTGCAGCTGTCTCTaagggagaaggaaagagacCTGGACAGGCTAAATAACTTGCTATCTCACAACGAGGAAACCATAAAT AGTTTTGATAGTCTGATCAAGGAGAAggatgtggagctgcagcatctTGCAAACACACTCAAAAACCTTCAGAGAGCAAAGCAAGATGTAGAAGATAACCTGAACAGATCACTGAGGGAGAAGGACTCCATCATCAGCCAACTGCAGCTCTCCCTGGAGGGCAAGACAAAGGACATGGAG GAAATGGCCAAATCCATGCTAAGCCAGTCACAAAGTCATGTACATGACCTTGCTGAACAGATGGGCCAGAGGTTAAAAGTGACAGAGGTTATGTTGGCTGAGGCTGTGAAAGCCAGGGAAAGGCTGGTTGCAGACAATGAAAGCGCAGTGGAAGGACTGTTGGCTACAATCAGCAGCAAGGACCAACTTCTCAAG gAGTCTGCTGAGCACTACAACCGCATGTTGTCTGAGCGTACACAAGACATTCAGGAACTAAAGAAGCAGCTGTCTGACAGGCAACAGCAGCTTGCCACTGCTGAGAAGCAAAGCTCTGTAAGAGCCCAGGAGGATTGTTTAGAGACTGCAAACCTCCAAGCACTGCTTGCTGAAAAAGACAGCCTCATCAAT AAACTTCTGCTGCATGGTCAGGAGAGGGACCAGTTTCAGGCGGAGCCAGATCATGTGTTGGAGCTCAGACAAACTATCCAAATCATGCAGGAGAAGTTGGACGAGAGGGATG CTGAGCTGTGTAGAAGGAATGGCGGCGATAATGTGGAGAACATCCCACTCTCCAGGAAGACAGTTGTCATCCTGAAGACTGAGCTGGCACAGAAAACTGAGGCACTGAACAATGCCCTGAAGAGGGAGAATGAACTGAAG ATCTCATTGGCGGAGCTACAGTCATTACTGTCTGAGCTGGAGGGTCGCAGTGAAGGTCAGACTGCTAATATTGAGTCACTGACTTCCACTCTGAAGACCAAGGATGAGATAATCAAT GTTCTTCACCAGCGCCTTGGGCAGAAGGGTGACAGTCGGGGTGATCACATGCAGGATCAGGTTATTGGCTCTGGCCTGGAAAGATCATTCCCTGGACTCCCACAAAGAGAGAGAACCATGATTGGTGGAGACAGCCAGCAAGAG GCTTTACCCAACCTTATAGCCCTGCAACAGGAACATGATGCTCTTAACAAAGCCCTGAGAGCGGAACAACAGCTCTACTCTAGCCTGGTCAGGACTGTTAAAGAGCAGGACAG TGCCCAGCGTCTCCATGCTCTGCAGCTGGAACTGACTGCGGTGCAGCTCCTCAGGCAGCAGCTAGAGGAGAGCATCAAATCTAATGAGGAGCTCAAGGATGACTTGGAGAGAGAGATACACAGAGCCAAACTCGGAGAAG GCATGGACCCCACTGATCCTAAAGAACTCGAGAGCATGAGACATCAGCTCGAAGATGCACAGCGCTGGAATGCATCTCTGCAGGCTCGCTTAGGAGCAATCCAGAACCGTGGAGGAGGGGTCGGTGGGGCCAATGATGGTG GCGACACTTTGAGTTTCATTGGCGATCAGACTTCCTACATGAGTATATGTGTGGGGGAGGGGCAGGATGACAGCTTGTGTCAACTCTCTGAACAAGAGCTAAAGCAGAAG GTGCTGGACCTGCAGGATTGTGTAAGCAGACTGCAGACTGTAAACAACGAGTTGCAGAGCCGACTGTCGCTATTGGAGAAGTCAGAGCATGAGGCTTCCAACAAGGAGGGAAAAGACATGGTCAGCACCTGGAATCAG CAGCTAAAGAGGACGCAGGAGACACAGCTTTTGGCTGACAGTGACAGGAAGCATCACCCTGGTAGGAACAAAGAGAGCCAGACAGACATCAAACTAGGACAG ATGGTGTCTGGAAAACAATTGGGTAATGAGAATATGGACAGTGGTCTTAGCCAGAGTAGAGAACATCCTCAGTCTGGCAACAACACTTTggacactggagagagagaacagaagaaTGGAGATGTAATGGCACTTAAATCCCTGCTGACTGATTGTGGGGCTACATCAGTCTCACACCTCAG AGAGAAGTTGCACAGACTGGCAtctgaaaatgtggaaatgcGGGGTCTATTGAAGGAACAAAAATCTGCAGAgtgtaaagaaaaagagagcaCGGATGCCTCAGGGAACAGCAGTGATGGACAGGCCGAATTGAGGCAGAGTATGGAAACACTGCCGATCAAGGTGTCAAATGAAAAGGGAGCGGAGGTAGTTGTCAGCACTGCCAATGGGATGGAGACGTCAAAAACTAAAGGACCAGGCCATGCCACAAGGCATGGG GCTGGTCTCAAATCTCGCCTTCCTGTtcctgtgagacagagagaggagactggcagcagcagcatgcagtCAACTAGACCTGAATACCTGAGGACTGATGCACTTCAACACCCTCATTCGGATGATGTGTATCAGCAATTACACGCAGAAACTGACTTCTCAATATCTCTCCAGCAAAGCACTTCCACTGCACAGCATAGCAGAGGTTCAGCAGGGTTGGACAAGGGCTCTGAAGCTGAACAGAGACTGGATAACACCCAGACTGACTCTGCTCTATTCACTCAGCTGGAGCTCCTCCACCAGGAGTGTCAGGAGAAAGAAGCCCTAATCAACAAGCTCAGTGAGCAGCTTGCTGACTGGGAAGAGCTCCACACTCAGCTTCAGGAAAAGGAACAGCTTAATCACCAGTATGTTGAAGCCCTACAGGCTGCAGAATCAACTATTGCTTACCTGACTGCCTGCAGTCTGGACAACCAGGGAGGATTTGGATCACACACCAGTTCAGGAGCAGGTTCTGGTTCTGTGGGTTCAGATGCTGCCCTCCACAGTCGATGCATGGAGCTGCAGAAAGCCCTACAGGACAAGGAGGAGCTTAACAACCAGCTTATTGAGCTTGTGATTATGGCAGAGAAAGCCATCACCTGCTCCAACAGCCAGGAAAATAATCCAGAAATCAGGGATCTTTGCTCACAGATAGACAGCGCCCTGCAGCAGGTTAATGCATCCTCAAAGAGAGACAGCCCAAGAGGTGTTTCTGGAAGCACTAACGCCTCAATGCAGGAGTTGCAGCGACACACAGACTCTTTGCAGGAGGCACTTTGGGAGCAGAACAAGCTCAATGCAGAGCTGAGGGAAAAACTGAGAGATGCAGATGCTGCTGCTAAACAGAGCTACAACAGTAACAGTGCTGGCCAGGATGGTAAACCTTCAAGGCAGTTAGCAGCAGAGAATGGCTCAGAGGAACACCACGGGGCAATGGGAAGTTCTGTTGACGCTAGTTTAACTCAGGATTTGACAAAAGCTGTAATTAACTGCCTAAGTGCAACTGAGTCTGCCATTGCCTCTCTAGCAGAACACTGTACATATCCTGGCTCCTCGACTTCTGCTAAATCCTCACGGATCAGCTCTGACCTGCAGGTGAATTTAAACAAACTTCAGAGAGCCCTGCAAGAGAGGGAAGAACTGGGAGAATCCACCCAGATACAAACAACCAAATCCAGCAGCAAGTGTAGCACCGCTGTCACTGGAACAAAGGGTCAACTTCCCAGAGACCTCCATCAaaatctctgtctcctctgcaaGGTCTACAATGATCTCTCTCACAGGATTTCTGAATTGCAGATTTCCTTACAAGAAGAGAAAGGCCATAGAGAAGAGAGCGAGGCCCACAGGTCAGTGCAGGATGGAAAGGGATTACCACCAAATGTTCAGGCCCAGCTAGAGTCTCTCCACAAGGcactgagagagaagaagaaagcatATAAAAGCCTGGAAGAGAAACTAGCCACCGCTCTTACTGAGACAACCCCCACCCAAACTGCACGGAAAG CTCTGGAGCAGGATGACAAAGGCGTGCAGGTGGATTTGCAAGACCTGGGTTACGAAACCAGTGGCAAGAGTGAAAACGATAGGGAAGAGAGCAGTAGCACAG ATCTAGAGGTTGGTGTGAACCCAAGTCGTAGTGCTTCTAGCCTGCCTTCCCTACTGAAACACGAACAggccaccttctcctccactgAAAACCTGGACTCAACCTCCAGCACACCGTATCCAAGTTCTCCAGCTCTCAGCTCAGCCAAG GTCAGTCTGAAAAGCCTTCAGGTCTATGACGAGTACGGTGTTTCTGAAAATCCTCTCCAGCTTCAGGGACAAGTGAGAGAGCTGAAGGCCCAGCTGGAAAACCAGACCAAACTCATCCTCCAAATGCAAAACCTTCTGCGTAGGAACTCCCTCTCCAGTGACCTTATTGCCAACGCCTCTGACCCCTCCGTTGTCATCAGGGATCAAGAAGGGACACGGAAGGAGGACCGTTGCCAGGATAGTAGCTACAGAACTGTGCAGcaaagggagaaaaaggagggagagaaccAGGCGATGAAGGATAAAACCAGCCGTCTGAATTTggaccaggagagagagaggacactgAACAAAAGCACAACTGAACAGCTGCCACAGACCCACAGCCGCTCTACATCACCTGCCCG ACTGGACTCCCTGGTGAAGTCACAAGCCAGGGAGCTGTCACAACTGAGGCAGCAGATCAAGGAGAGCCGGGGACTGGGAGCCCTGCAGCGCCgacagctggaggagctgagcaACGCCTTTaaggagctgctgcaggccaGCAAAGTCGACTTCTACATGGGGGAGGTAGTCAAAGAGCAGCTGGACAAGAGCCTGAATCTTCTGGACAGACTGGAGGGACGGCTGGACAAAG GAGAGTCTCATCTGGATAATGAGGATGCGGCAGCTCTGGAACTGTCTCGCAG TCTCGGGGAGCTTCAGCAGGGATCACATTCCCTGCTGTCCCATGAGGACATGAGAGATCTCCCTGACAACCCAGCTAGAATCCAACTGGAGTTAGATCATCTGCGTTTGGAGCTAGAGGGCGAtagagagctgctgcagcagtgcaTCAGAGTCCTGGTTCAACAAAACCTCACCCTGGCCAAATGCACCAGAGAGCAGCTGGATCT gTTGGCtaaagagctgcaggagaagaaccGTCTCATCCAGACCCTGCAGAGCCAGTTCGGAAGCCAAAGTCCCAGCAGCCACCACAGCTCTCACTCTGACCTGTACCACTCTGACAGGACCTCTTCCTCCTGCCATAGCCCACAAGGTGGCAGTCGATCTCCAA GCCAGCGACACTCCTCTGATTGGATGGGAGCAGCTGTTCCACCTGTAGGTGGAGCTCAGGCGGACGGTGTGTCCAGTCACAGGGGTGCTTCCAGCAGACTGCAGGGCCTGCAGAGGGAGAACGGGCGACTGCGGGAGCAGCTGAGAGGCAACGAGGAGCTCAACGCCACCCTGCGCAGTGAACTGGACCTACATCGATCAATTATTTCCCAGAGCAGCCCGTACCATCAGAATTGGGATCAAGGCCAGGACAAGCAGGGGCCAGGGCCTCAGACAGAAGCTCATGAAGTAGACAGAGACATTGCCCCACAGAGTGCTCCTGAGCAGCATAGCACTATGAATTCAG ACCTGCTGGCAGAACACCTGCAGGAGATTCGAGCTCTGCGACAACGTCTGGAGGAGAGCATCCGCACAAACGACCGTCTCAGGGAACAGCTGGAGAGGAGACTAGCCGAGGTGGAGAAAGACCCAG CTACCAACATCTTCATCCAGGGTAATGAGGAGCAGGGGCATCTGGCTAATGAGGTGCGATTTCTCAGGGGACAAAATCAAACCCTAAAGGAACAGCTCAACCTGGCATCTCGAG ACAAGCAGAGGGAGAACGAGAAGCTACGCGAGACTCTGGCCAGACGGACTGCCAAACTAGAGCAGAGCAGGAAGGAGTCTGAAGCAATCAGGCAGGAAAATAGCCGACTTCAGGAGGGGCTGGAGCACATTAGCCAAGAAaactcagagctgcaggattcactgcaccacagcaaagaggagctgcatag gttGCAGTGTGAGGTGAAGCTCCAGCGGCAGCAGCTGTCTGACTCCCAGCATCTTCTCCAGTCACTGCGAGTGGAGCTGCAAGTTTATGAAAAGATCAAGATTGATGCTCACAAACACAACG CAGAATCCAGTGAGACAAACCAGGAGCCACTTCCTGTTCCATCCTCCAGCTCTTTGGACCTGAGCGAGCTTCTGTCAGAGATCCGTCACCTGAGGCTGCAGCTGGAGAGGAGCATCCAGACCAACACGGCTCTGCGGCAGagactggaggagcagctgctccGAGGACCCAACCGCTCTGAAACCATCAACATCAACTACCTGCTGTCATCTCCAG ATGAAGGGGGCAGGTCACCAGGTCGTGAAGGCTGCGATCTTCGCCACTCATTTCAGTACAACGAACAAACCAATGTCCTGG atgagAAACGCCGCGCTCGTTCAGAGGTGGGCGGTGGgtccttcagcagcagctctggtgaCTCTGGCGCTCCGTCTCGTCTGGTGCCGGGCCACAGGATGTGGGCCAATCGCAACGGCCGCCACGTTTTAGGCCTGATCGAGGACTACAACGCCCTGCGGAAGCAGATCTCAGAGGGTCGTAAGCTGTCGCACAGCATGGACACACAACTGCAGGAGTGTCTGCACACAGTCAGGCAGCAGAGCTCTGACAACAAG GTGATGGAACAGCAGCATCTGAAGAGTTTGTCCAGCAGCATGAGTACCATGCAGCATGTGTTAGAGGAGGCCGGTCGACTGCTCAAACTGGTGTGGAGAGTCTCTCTGCCAGCTGGAAACACAGCAGGGGACAGTGGCAACAACCAGCAG caGGACGAGCTGCTGAAAACTGAGATAGCCAGACTGAAAAGCCGGCTGTCGCAGCAGGAGAGGATGCTGAGTGGAGCCGTGAAACGCCTCCGCAGCACCAACCAGCTCAAAGAGGGAATGGAGAGGGTCATCATCGATCAGT TGGCTCTAACTCATGGAGTGTTGAAGAAAGCCAGGGGAAACTTAGAG ACAAATTACTGTACCGTCTTTGGCCTGAAGGGCCTGTCTGGAGGACCAGACGAAG gAGGTCCCAGTCACTGGCCAGTAGGGGGCACTACAGAGCCTGAGAGGAGGAGTGCACCCATTTCCGGACCAGGCAGACACTCAGCGTCCTCAGACAGCGACACCTCTCTGCACTGCAGCTTCTAA